A single window of Jiangella alkaliphila DNA harbors:
- a CDS encoding helix-turn-helix domain-containing protein, which yields MLTVREAAAAVRELRAKQGWSQSELAARAGVSRSFVADFEAGKPTVEASKLFDVFQALGFEMAFRSLQSGEVRW from the coding sequence ATGCTGACGGTCCGAGAGGCTGCGGCCGCTGTGCGCGAGCTGCGAGCGAAGCAGGGCTGGAGCCAATCCGAGCTGGCGGCTCGCGCGGGTGTCTCTCGCTCCTTCGTGGCGGACTTCGAGGCAGGCAAGCCCACGGTCGAAGCATCGAAGCTGTTCGACGTCTTCCAAGCGCTTGGCTTCGAGATGGCGTTTCGGAGCCTCCAGTCGGGAGAAGTGCGTTGGTGA
- a CDS encoding response regulator transcription factor, whose amino-acid sequence MTTVVLADDEVLLRKALAALLPLEGDITVLAEAENGEEAVRATLRHQPDVLVIDLEMPGVDGLGAVSAIRRVRPDQVILMLTRHARPGVLRRALKLGVQGFVSKSAEPAHITSVIATLHEGRRWVDPDVSALALIDDSPLTDREADVLRATGEGYSVTDIAAQLHLAEGTVRNYLSNAMQKTQTRTRHEAARYAREHDWL is encoded by the coding sequence ATGACCACCGTCGTGCTCGCCGACGACGAGGTGCTGCTGCGCAAGGCCCTCGCGGCGCTGCTGCCGCTGGAGGGCGACATCACGGTCCTCGCCGAGGCCGAGAACGGCGAGGAAGCCGTCCGCGCCACGCTGCGGCACCAGCCCGACGTGCTCGTCATCGACCTGGAGATGCCCGGTGTCGACGGGCTCGGCGCGGTCTCGGCGATCCGCCGGGTCCGGCCGGACCAGGTGATCCTCATGCTGACCCGACACGCTCGCCCGGGAGTGCTGCGCCGGGCCCTGAAGCTGGGCGTCCAGGGCTTCGTCAGCAAGTCCGCGGAGCCGGCGCACATCACGTCCGTCATCGCGACCCTGCACGAGGGCCGGCGCTGGGTCGACCCCGACGTCTCCGCCCTCGCCCTCATCGACGACAGCCCGCTCACCGACCGCGAGGCCGACGTGCTCCGCGCGACCGGGGAGGGGTACTCGGTCACCGACATCGCCGCCCAGCTGCACCTCGCGGAGGGCACCGTCCGCAACTACCTCTCCAACGCGATGCAGAAGACCCAGACCCGGACCCGGCACGAAGCCGCCCGATACGCCCGAGAGCACGACTGGCTGTGA
- a CDS encoding sensor histidine kinase, producing the protein MSEVTEPAQGRLRQLNLVMVLPLVAVGGVLLVAVEADTWWDAAVLGLGVVAALVAFVAWTAGDLARVAVPCLVVTAGVWLFGALVADSGKAIFGLSVVGPLVVSRLGRHRGAAAVALVGYVAVVGASRFLVTQDDPRTMLIQYVIVPTGVTVIVTGLMFPNKRFYDVVEELEEARHREAELAVVRERVRFASDLHDIQGHTLHVVKLKVALAQKLVHRDPGRSEQELREIHALVSDTITQTKELAYAQRRLNLSAELENAKNLFEAAGIEVRISRDGDIDPRANELLGQVLRETTTNILRHAQAHEVRITLTPSGISIANDGAPEGPLAALSGLATLKERVAGDGGDLTVEQRDGWFLTAATFPPSAPDPSAAEPREAP; encoded by the coding sequence ATGTCCGAAGTCACCGAGCCGGCGCAGGGACGACTGCGCCAACTGAACCTCGTCATGGTGCTCCCGCTGGTCGCCGTCGGGGGCGTGCTGCTGGTGGCGGTGGAGGCCGACACCTGGTGGGACGCCGCGGTCCTGGGCCTGGGCGTCGTCGCGGCCCTGGTGGCCTTCGTGGCCTGGACGGCCGGTGACCTCGCCCGGGTCGCCGTGCCCTGTCTAGTCGTCACCGCCGGCGTCTGGCTCTTCGGCGCGCTGGTCGCCGACAGCGGGAAGGCGATCTTCGGTCTGTCCGTCGTGGGACCCCTGGTGGTCTCGCGGCTGGGCCGCCACCGGGGCGCGGCCGCCGTCGCCCTGGTCGGCTACGTCGCCGTCGTCGGCGCGTCGCGGTTCCTGGTGACGCAGGACGACCCACGCACCATGCTGATCCAGTACGTCATCGTCCCGACCGGCGTCACCGTCATCGTGACCGGGCTGATGTTCCCCAACAAGCGCTTCTACGACGTCGTGGAGGAGCTGGAGGAGGCGCGCCACCGCGAGGCGGAACTGGCGGTCGTGCGCGAGCGGGTGCGCTTCGCCAGCGACCTGCACGACATCCAGGGCCACACGCTGCACGTCGTGAAGCTCAAGGTCGCCCTCGCGCAGAAGCTGGTGCACCGTGACCCCGGCCGGTCCGAACAGGAGCTGCGTGAGATCCACGCCCTGGTGAGCGACACCATCACCCAGACGAAGGAGCTCGCCTACGCCCAGCGGCGGCTCAACCTCAGCGCGGAGCTGGAGAACGCGAAGAACCTGTTCGAGGCCGCCGGCATCGAGGTACGGATCTCCCGTGACGGCGACATCGACCCGCGGGCGAACGAGCTGCTCGGCCAGGTCCTGCGCGAGACGACGACCAACATCCTGCGGCACGCCCAGGCCCACGAGGTGCGGATCACGCTGACCCCGTCCGGCATCTCCATCGCCAACGACGGCGCGCCGGAGGGCCCGCTGGCGGCGCTCAGCGGGCTCGCCACGCTCAAGGAACGCGTGGCCGGCGACGGCGGCGACCTGACCGTCGAGCAACGGGACGGCTGGTTCCTGACCGCGGCGACGTTCCCGCCGTCCGCTCCCGACCCGTCCGCTGCCGAGCCACGGGAGGCTCCATGA
- a CDS encoding ABC transporter ATP-binding protein, with protein sequence MSTTPVIEVENLNVRYGDFHAVKDLSFQVRPGELYALLGTNGAGKTSSLEVIEGHRAAASGTVRVFGRSPGDRAAVRPRMGIMLQESGFSPDLTVRESVHLIGTLTRRQDDVDRVLGVSGLTHKAGTTVSQLSGGEKRRLDFATAVYGGPELVILDEPTTGLDIQSRDALWGAVDRLREEGSTIVLTTHYLEEAQERADRIGLMHQGRFHREGTVVELTQTLPSVISFALPPGAPTPPVEATRTNGAFHVETFNLQDDLRHLLGWAHDAGVDLRELQAGPTRLDDVFRAITSS encoded by the coding sequence ATGTCCACCACACCAGTCATCGAGGTCGAGAACCTCAACGTCCGCTACGGCGACTTCCACGCCGTGAAGGACCTGTCCTTCCAGGTCCGGCCCGGCGAGCTCTACGCGCTGCTCGGCACCAACGGCGCCGGCAAGACGTCGTCGCTGGAGGTCATCGAGGGACACCGGGCGGCCGCGTCGGGCACCGTGCGCGTCTTCGGCCGCAGCCCGGGCGACCGCGCCGCCGTGCGTCCGCGCATGGGCATCATGCTGCAGGAGAGCGGGTTCTCCCCGGACCTGACGGTGCGCGAGTCCGTCCACCTCATCGGCACCCTGACCCGGCGCCAGGACGACGTCGACCGCGTGCTCGGCGTCTCCGGCCTCACCCACAAGGCCGGCACCACGGTGTCGCAGCTCTCCGGCGGCGAGAAGCGCCGCCTGGACTTCGCCACCGCCGTCTACGGCGGGCCCGAGCTGGTCATCCTCGACGAACCGACGACCGGCCTTGACATCCAGTCCCGCGACGCGCTCTGGGGCGCGGTGGACCGGCTGCGCGAGGAGGGCTCCACCATCGTGCTCACCACCCACTACCTGGAAGAGGCGCAGGAACGCGCCGACCGCATCGGGCTCATGCACCAGGGCCGGTTCCACCGTGAGGGCACCGTCGTCGAGCTGACGCAGACCCTGCCGTCGGTGATCAGCTTCGCCCTCCCGCCCGGCGCCCCCACGCCGCCGGTCGAGGCCACCCGCACCAACGGGGCCTTCCACGTCGAGACCTTCAACCTGCAGGACGACCTGCGCCACCTGCTGGGCTGGGCGCACGACGCCGGGGTGGACCTGCGCGAACTGCAGGCCGGCCCGACCCGCCTCGACGACGTCTTCCGCGCCATCACCAGCAGCTGA
- a CDS encoding ABC transporter permease, whose translation MLAIARSELIQLFRNRLVLVTGLIIPVFVSAFFVYRHEIFAEAASLGYIAAIVMFTVMAFGLYTTAVTTLASRRQNLFLKRLRSTAEGDVGILTGLLLPVTVIAVVQVTAILIVLGVVASEPAQAALLVVAVLATLAMMVGLALATAGLTNSPEHAQVTTLPISLSVIAVSSWVGISGTEDLAPLKRILPGGSATELVVNAWDGGVAVADSLILLVPTLSWVVVAVALASRMFRWEPRR comes from the coding sequence ATGCTCGCGATCGCTCGCAGTGAGCTGATCCAGCTCTTCCGGAACCGGCTCGTGCTGGTCACCGGCCTCATCATCCCGGTCTTCGTCAGCGCGTTCTTCGTCTACCGGCACGAGATCTTCGCCGAGGCGGCCAGCCTCGGCTACATCGCGGCGATCGTCATGTTCACGGTCATGGCGTTCGGCCTCTACACGACGGCCGTGACGACCCTGGCCTCGCGCCGGCAGAACCTCTTCCTCAAGCGGCTGCGCTCCACCGCCGAAGGTGACGTCGGGATCCTCACCGGGCTGCTCCTGCCGGTCACCGTCATCGCGGTGGTCCAGGTGACGGCGATCCTGATCGTGCTGGGCGTGGTCGCGTCCGAACCGGCCCAGGCCGCGCTGCTGGTGGTGGCCGTCCTGGCGACGCTGGCCATGATGGTCGGCCTGGCCCTGGCCACCGCGGGACTCACCAACTCACCCGAACACGCCCAGGTGACCACGCTGCCGATCAGCCTGTCGGTGATCGCGGTCTCCAGCTGGGTGGGCATCTCCGGCACCGAGGACCTCGCCCCGCTCAAGCGGATCCTGCCCGGCGGCTCGGCCACCGAGCTGGTCGTCAACGCCTGGGACGGCGGCGTCGCTGTCGCGGACTCCCTGATCCTGCTGGTGCCCACGCTGAGCTGGGTGGTCGTCGCGGTGGCGCTGGCCAGCCGGATGTTCCGCTGGGAACCACGCCGCTGA
- a CDS encoding helix-turn-helix domain-containing protein yields the protein MRAAAQGIGAQLVAWRKLQGLTAAQLSERAGIARGTLRRIETGDPGVSLEAFLGVARALGILEAIVTATDPYETDLGRARADEVLPKRVRS from the coding sequence GTGAGGGCTGCCGCGCAGGGTATCGGCGCGCAACTCGTCGCGTGGCGAAAGCTTCAGGGTCTTACTGCGGCCCAGCTGTCGGAGCGGGCCGGCATTGCCCGCGGCACGTTGCGCCGGATCGAGACGGGGGATCCCGGGGTGAGCTTGGAAGCGTTCCTCGGAGTGGCACGTGCCCTTGGCATCCTGGAGGCGATTGTCACGGCCACCGATCCCTACGAGACGGACCTCGGGCGCGCTCGCGCCGACGAGGTTCTGCCGAAGCGAGTGCGCTCGTGA
- a CDS encoding bifunctional allantoicase/(S)-ureidoglycine aminohydrolase, whose amino-acid sequence MSYHVPRGGLPPQTALTTDRARFTEAYAVIPARTLSDITVSFLPGWANTRLWVLARPLSGFAETFSQYVVEVSAGGGSGRPEYDPRAEGVLFVVDGSLTLTVGGGSQVLEPGSYAYLPPGTAWTIANQAEATATFHWIRKAYQRVDGLDVPPAFVTREQDVTPADTPGTDGAWSTTRFVDIADLRHDMHVNIVTFRPGASIPFPETHVMEHGLYVLEGKAVYLLNEDWVEVEAGDFMWLRAFCPQACYAGGPGPFRYLLYKDVNRHVAL is encoded by the coding sequence ATGAGCTACCACGTGCCGCGAGGCGGGCTGCCGCCGCAGACCGCCCTCACCACCGACCGTGCGCGATTCACCGAGGCCTACGCCGTCATCCCGGCCCGCACGCTCAGCGACATCACCGTGTCCTTCCTGCCCGGGTGGGCGAACACCCGCCTCTGGGTGCTGGCCAGACCGCTGTCGGGCTTCGCCGAGACGTTCAGCCAGTACGTCGTCGAGGTCTCCGCCGGCGGCGGCTCCGGCCGCCCGGAGTACGACCCGCGGGCGGAGGGCGTGCTGTTCGTGGTGGACGGGTCGCTCACCCTCACCGTCGGCGGCGGCTCGCAGGTGCTGGAGCCGGGCTCGTACGCCTACCTCCCGCCCGGCACCGCCTGGACGATCGCGAACCAGGCCGAGGCGACCGCGACGTTCCACTGGATCCGCAAGGCCTATCAGCGCGTCGACGGCCTCGACGTCCCGCCCGCGTTCGTGACCCGCGAGCAGGACGTCACCCCGGCCGACACGCCCGGAACCGACGGCGCCTGGTCGACGACCCGCTTCGTGGACATCGCGGACCTGCGTCACGACATGCACGTCAACATCGTGACCTTCCGGCCCGGCGCCTCGATCCCGTTCCCGGAGACGCACGTGATGGAGCACGGTCTTTACGTCCTGGAGGGCAAGGCGGTCTACCTGCTCAACGAGGACTGGGTCGAGGTCGAGGCCGGCGACTTCATGTGGCTGCGCGCCTTCTGCCCGCAGGCCTGCTACGCCGGCGGGCCCGGGCCGTTCCGCTACCTCCTCTACAAGGACGTCAACCGGCACGTCGCACTCTGA
- the allB gene encoding allantoinase AllB, which produces MAADLDLVVRARRAVVGGAEVPAAVGIAAGRIAVVTTYDDAPPAARTVTLEDDEVLLPGLVDTHVHVNEPGRTEWEGFATATRAAAAGGVTTIVDMPLNSVPPTTTVAALEVKRRAAEGQVWADVGFWGGAVPGNRPDLEALHRAGVFGFKCFLLDSGVDEFGHLEPDEFASAMRDCARLGALMIVHAEDGRLLDEAALDGSHYAGFLASRPDEAETAAIGLVIEQARATGGRAHIVHLSAAGAVPALRDARAAGVDVSVETCPHYLTFDAEHIADGATELKCCPPIRDAANLEALWAALAAGDLDFVVSDHSPCTADLKARGGGDFGMAWGGIASVELGLPAVWTAARARSHSPADVVRWMATAPADRVGLSHKGRIAAGADADLVRFAPEEEFVVDVAKLHHRNPISAYAGRRLTGVVRETWLRGRPVGEAPDGKLLRRGER; this is translated from the coding sequence GTGGCAGCTGACCTCGACCTCGTGGTCCGCGCCCGGCGGGCCGTCGTCGGCGGGGCCGAGGTGCCCGCCGCCGTGGGCATCGCGGCCGGCCGCATCGCCGTCGTCACGACGTACGACGACGCGCCGCCGGCCGCCCGGACCGTCACGCTCGAGGACGACGAGGTGCTGCTGCCCGGCCTGGTCGACACCCACGTGCACGTCAACGAGCCGGGCCGGACCGAGTGGGAGGGGTTCGCGACGGCGACGCGCGCGGCCGCCGCGGGTGGCGTCACCACGATCGTCGACATGCCGCTCAACTCCGTCCCGCCGACCACGACCGTCGCCGCCCTGGAGGTCAAGCGGCGGGCCGCCGAGGGGCAGGTCTGGGCGGACGTCGGCTTCTGGGGAGGCGCCGTGCCGGGCAACCGGCCAGACCTGGAGGCGCTGCACCGTGCCGGGGTGTTCGGCTTCAAGTGCTTCCTGCTCGACTCCGGGGTCGACGAGTTCGGCCACCTCGAGCCCGACGAGTTCGCATCGGCGATGCGCGACTGCGCCCGGCTGGGTGCGCTGATGATCGTCCACGCCGAGGACGGCCGGTTGCTCGACGAGGCCGCGCTCGACGGTTCGCACTACGCGGGCTTCCTCGCCTCCCGCCCCGACGAGGCCGAGACGGCCGCGATCGGCCTGGTCATCGAGCAGGCCCGCGCGACCGGCGGCCGCGCCCACATCGTCCACCTCAGCGCGGCCGGGGCCGTGCCGGCGCTGCGTGACGCCCGCGCGGCCGGCGTCGACGTCAGCGTCGAGACGTGCCCGCACTACCTGACCTTCGACGCCGAGCACATCGCCGACGGCGCCACCGAGCTCAAGTGCTGTCCGCCGATCCGCGACGCGGCCAACCTGGAGGCGCTCTGGGCCGCGCTGGCCGCGGGCGACCTCGACTTCGTCGTCTCCGACCACTCGCCGTGCACCGCCGACCTCAAGGCACGAGGCGGCGGCGACTTCGGCATGGCGTGGGGCGGCATCGCGTCGGTCGAACTCGGGCTGCCCGCGGTGTGGACGGCTGCCCGGGCCCGGAGCCACTCGCCGGCCGACGTCGTGCGGTGGATGGCGACGGCGCCGGCGGACCGCGTCGGGCTGAGCCACAAGGGCCGCATCGCGGCCGGGGCCGACGCCGACCTGGTGCGGTTCGCGCCCGAGGAGGAGTTCGTCGTGGACGTCGCGAAGCTGCACCACCGCAACCCGATCTCGGCCTACGCCGGGCGCCGGCTGACCGGGGTGGTCCGCGAGACCTGGCTGCGCGGGCGGCCCGTCGGCGAGGCGCCGGACGGGAAGCTGCTTCGACGGGGGGAACGATGA
- the uraH gene encoding hydroxyisourate hydrolase — MSTLSTHVLDTAAGRPASGIRVTLETRAGDPLGEGVTDADGRVAALGPDRLDAGDYVLRFDTAGSFYPEVVIVFTVADAEQHYHVPLLLSPYGYTTYRGS, encoded by the coding sequence GTGAGCACGCTGTCCACGCACGTCCTCGACACCGCCGCCGGCCGGCCGGCCAGCGGCATCCGGGTCACGCTCGAGACCCGCGCCGGCGACCCGCTGGGCGAGGGCGTGACGGACGCCGACGGCCGGGTCGCCGCCCTCGGCCCGGATCGGCTGGACGCCGGCGACTACGTGCTGCGCTTCGACACGGCGGGCTCCTTCTACCCGGAGGTGGTCATCGTCTTCACCGTCGCCGACGCCGAGCAGCACTACCACGTGCCGCTGCTGCTCAGCCCCTACGGCTACACGACCTACCGTGGCAGCTGA
- the uraD gene encoding 2-oxo-4-hydroxy-4-carboxy-5-ureidoimidazoline decarboxylase, with translation MATNRETLLGCLSVRRWADDVLAGQPYADREALLAAADTAARELTDEELDQALAAHPRIGERGGAQSQREQSGVDPAAGDTAGRLAAGNAAYEQRFGRVFLIRAAGRDAEEILGELDRRLRNDDRAERAETVDNLRQIALLRLEATL, from the coding sequence GTGGCGACGAATCGAGAGACGCTGCTCGGCTGCCTGTCCGTGCGGCGCTGGGCGGACGACGTGCTGGCCGGCCAGCCGTACGCCGACCGGGAGGCGCTGCTGGCGGCCGCCGATACCGCCGCCCGCGAGCTCACGGACGAGGAGCTCGACCAGGCTTTGGCGGCCCACCCACGGATCGGCGAGCGCGGCGGCGCGCAGTCGCAGCGTGAGCAGTCCGGTGTCGACCCGGCGGCCGGCGACACCGCGGGCCGGCTGGCGGCCGGGAACGCGGCGTACGAGCAGCGGTTCGGCCGGGTGTTCCTGATCCGCGCGGCCGGGCGCGACGCCGAGGAGATCCTCGGTGAGCTGGACCGGCGGCTGCGCAACGACGACCGCGCCGAGCGGGCCGAGACCGTCGACAACCTGCGCCAGATCGCGCTGCTGCGCTTGGAGGCGACGCTGTGA
- the pucL gene encoding factor-independent urate hydroxylase: protein MAHTLGLNQYGKAESRVVRIVRDTQRHEIRDLNVSTSLRGDFADAHISGDQAAVLPTDTQKNTAFAYAKLHGVTSPEDYALALGGRLLDACPAAGAAQVRVEEYGWDRIGDHSFVRRGGSVRTAVVTAGRDATHVLSGISGLALLNSTDSEFTGFLKDEFTTLAEADDRVLATSLTARWRHTDVDGVDWNASHEAVTATLLRTFAGTYSRALQETLYSMGCAVLDAQPGLAEIRFSAPNLHHFLVDFSGFKVDGLSNDGEVFVASDRPYGLIEAQVTRDDVPPADDAWLAVAGFC, encoded by the coding sequence ATGGCCCACACGCTGGGACTCAACCAGTACGGCAAGGCCGAGTCTCGCGTCGTCCGCATCGTCCGGGACACGCAGCGGCACGAGATCCGCGACCTGAACGTGTCGACGTCGCTGCGCGGCGACTTCGCCGACGCGCACATCAGCGGCGACCAGGCCGCGGTGCTGCCGACGGATACGCAGAAGAACACCGCGTTCGCCTACGCGAAGCTGCACGGCGTCACGTCGCCCGAGGACTACGCGCTGGCGCTGGGCGGGAGGCTGCTCGACGCCTGTCCCGCCGCGGGCGCGGCGCAGGTGCGGGTCGAGGAGTACGGCTGGGACCGCATCGGGGACCACTCGTTCGTCCGCCGCGGCGGCAGTGTCCGCACGGCCGTGGTGACGGCCGGGCGCGACGCCACGCACGTGCTGTCGGGCATCTCCGGCCTCGCGCTGCTCAACTCGACGGACTCGGAGTTCACCGGCTTCCTCAAGGACGAGTTCACGACGCTGGCCGAGGCCGACGACCGGGTCCTCGCCACATCGCTCACGGCGAGGTGGCGGCACACGGACGTGGACGGCGTCGACTGGAACGCCTCGCACGAGGCCGTGACCGCGACCCTGCTGCGGACCTTCGCCGGCACGTACTCGCGCGCTCTGCAGGAGACGCTGTACTCCATGGGCTGCGCCGTGCTCGACGCGCAGCCGGGGCTGGCCGAGATCAGGTTCTCAGCACCCAACCTGCATCACTTCCTGGTCGACTTCAGCGGCTTCAAGGTCGACGGGCTCAGCAACGACGGCGAGGTGTTCGTCGCCTCAGACCGGCCGTACGGGCTGATCGAGGCGCAGGTGACCCGCGACGACGTCCCACCCGCGGACGACGCGTGGCTGGCCGTGGCGGGGTTCTGCTGA
- a CDS encoding DUF6986 family protein, with protein sequence MSEGEASGATELAASLLAQLDARLAAADAALARAYPGARPGRQPVHTVYVPADRHTAGLVPAYGAAALELLDEHADRFAAIVRDPDLVARVRAKLAAEPVEDLRVDFEDGYVGRTDAEEDADVVRSATALADSRAKGEAAPFGGIRIKSFEAATRARSVRTLTSYVATLAGAGPGGGLGGWVVTLPKVTSVDQVEAMVHACGVLEAGLGLARGALRFEVQVETPQSILGPDGTALVARMVQAAGSRLTGLHYGTYDYSAYCGISAEQQSLEHPVADHAKLVMQAAAAGTGVRLSDGSTNLLPVGSADEVAAAWANHHRLVRRSLERGFYQGWDLHPGQLPTRYAATYAFYRQGLARATTRLADYTRNTMSGIADEPATAKALAAFLLRAVDCGAVDEAEVADGTTLGTDALHSLANP encoded by the coding sequence ATGTCGGAGGGTGAGGCGTCCGGAGCCACGGAGCTGGCGGCGTCGTTGCTCGCGCAGCTCGACGCGCGGCTGGCGGCGGCGGACGCGGCGCTGGCCCGGGCGTATCCCGGGGCGCGGCCGGGGCGGCAGCCCGTCCACACGGTGTACGTCCCGGCGGACCGCCACACCGCCGGGCTGGTCCCGGCCTACGGCGCCGCCGCGCTGGAACTGCTGGACGAGCACGCGGACCGGTTCGCGGCGATCGTGCGCGACCCCGACCTCGTGGCGCGCGTACGTGCCAAGCTCGCCGCCGAACCGGTGGAGGACCTGCGGGTCGACTTCGAGGACGGCTACGTCGGCCGGACCGACGCCGAGGAGGACGCCGACGTCGTCCGCTCCGCAACAGCGCTGGCAGACAGCAGGGCGAAGGGCGAGGCGGCGCCGTTCGGCGGCATCCGCATCAAGAGCTTCGAGGCGGCAACCCGGGCGCGCAGCGTCCGGACCCTCACGTCGTACGTCGCCACGCTGGCCGGGGCCGGGCCCGGCGGCGGCCTCGGCGGCTGGGTCGTCACGCTGCCCAAGGTGACCAGCGTCGACCAGGTCGAGGCGATGGTCCACGCCTGTGGCGTGCTCGAAGCCGGGCTGGGCCTCGCACGGGGAGCGCTGAGGTTCGAGGTGCAGGTCGAGACGCCGCAGTCGATCCTCGGACCGGACGGGACCGCGCTGGTCGCGCGGATGGTCCAGGCCGCCGGGAGCCGGCTGACCGGGCTGCACTACGGCACCTACGACTACTCGGCCTACTGCGGCATCTCCGCCGAGCAGCAGTCGCTGGAGCATCCGGTGGCCGATCACGCGAAACTGGTGATGCAGGCGGCCGCGGCCGGCACCGGGGTGCGGCTGTCCGACGGCTCCACCAACCTGCTGCCGGTCGGCAGTGCCGACGAGGTCGCCGCGGCGTGGGCCAACCACCACCGCCTCGTCCGCCGGTCGCTGGAGCGCGGCTTCTACCAGGGCTGGGACCTGCACCCGGGGCAGCTGCCGACGAGGTACGCCGCGACCTACGCCTTCTACCGCCAGGGACTCGCCCGCGCGACGACGAGGCTGGCGGACTACACGCGCAACACCATGAGCGGCATCGCCGACGAGCCGGCGACGGCCAAGGCGCTGGCGGCGTTCCTGCTGCGCGCCGTCGACTGCGGCGCCGTCGACGAGGCCGAGGTCGCCGACGGCACGACGCTCGGGACCGATGCCCTCCACTCGCTGGCCAATCCCTAG
- the xdhC gene encoding xanthine dehydrogenase accessory protein XdhC, with protein MTTWFAGVAGLRAAREPGVLVTVTNVRGHAPREAGAKMVVSATSTWASIGGGNLEADAVTRARTLLSAGGARPESYTMSLSDKAPGLHGVQCCGGEVTVLLEPLPVVPAVAIFGVGHVGLELARVLARHDLELHLVDSREESLSEAALAPLQDAVAAVHVHHIPVIPELILAELPPGTRVLVLTHDHAEDFAIVDAALRCDHLGAIGLIGSSAKWTRFRSRLLESLPAEVVDRVETPIGLAGVTTSKDPAAIAVSAAAALLAAIERETTHVGG; from the coding sequence ATGACGACCTGGTTCGCGGGGGTGGCCGGGCTGCGGGCGGCGCGGGAGCCCGGCGTGCTCGTCACCGTGACGAACGTGCGCGGCCACGCGCCGCGCGAGGCCGGCGCCAAGATGGTCGTCTCCGCGACGTCGACCTGGGCGTCGATCGGCGGGGGCAACCTGGAGGCCGACGCCGTGACGCGGGCGCGCACGCTGCTGTCCGCCGGAGGTGCCAGGCCCGAGTCGTACACGATGAGTCTGTCGGACAAGGCGCCGGGACTGCACGGCGTCCAGTGCTGCGGTGGCGAGGTGACGGTACTGCTGGAGCCGCTGCCCGTCGTGCCCGCGGTCGCGATCTTCGGGGTGGGCCACGTCGGCCTGGAGCTGGCCCGGGTCCTCGCACGTCACGATCTCGAGCTGCACCTGGTGGACTCGCGCGAGGAGTCGCTGTCCGAGGCCGCCCTCGCTCCGCTGCAGGACGCGGTCGCGGCCGTGCACGTCCACCACATCCCGGTGATCCCCGAGCTGATCCTGGCCGAGCTGCCACCCGGCACCCGTGTGCTGGTGCTGACGCACGACCACGCCGAGGACTTCGCGATCGTCGACGCCGCGCTGCGCTGTGACCACCTCGGCGCGATCGGGCTGATCGGGTCGTCGGCGAAGTGGACGCGGTTCCGGTCCCGGCTGCTGGAGTCGCTGCCCGCCGAGGTCGTGGATCGGGTCGAGACGCCGATCGGGCTCGCGGGCGTCACCACGAGCAAGGACCCGGCCGCCATCGCGGTGTCGGCGGCCGCCGCGCTGCTGGCCGCGATCGAGCGGGAGACGACCCATGTCGGAGGGTGA